In Saccharomyces eubayanus strain FM1318 chromosome XV, whole genome shotgun sequence, a single window of DNA contains:
- the GIC1 gene encoding Gic1p: MIEEKNHQQMELPQMRSIWIDEDQEMEKLYGFQVRQRFMNGPSTDSEEDTDEDLGIVLVDSEKLALPNKNNIKLPPLPNYMTINSNINSNHKFLTNKKRNFLGMFKRKDLLSIKPHGPTKTTKQSSISAPFGFHHISHANGKKEDNNYESQDEREEQDDGVEPLFNFTSLAPQPRPESNVSSRYSNVVMNDSSRIVSSSTIATTMDSHHDSNKTSSTPNKTKQMDWPTEIEMTLEDLKNYSFPSVLGDAAGDDTNKPSPCASSLYSKFKPRDSNAIHTPELKNYLNIDESLNSPGNRISVDDVLKFYYQCSETSTP, translated from the coding sequence ATgattgaagagaaaaatcaCCAACAAATGGAGCTGCCTCAAATGAGATCCATCTGGATAGACGAGGACCAAGAAATGGAGAAACTGTATGGGTTCCAAGTGAGACAACGGTTCATGAATGGGCCCAGTACGGATTCCGAAGAGGACACCGATGAAGACTTGGGGATTGTTCTCGTCGATAGTGAAAAGCTGGCCCTGccaaacaagaacaacatCAAATTGCCCCCCCTGCCCAATTACATGACGATCAACTCTAACATAAATTCTAATCACAAGTTTTTGACcaacaaaaagagaaatttcCTGGGAATGTTCAAGAGAAAGGACTTGCTGTCAATAAAACCGCATGGGCCCACCAAAACTACGAAACAATCCAGTATATCTGCCCCATTTGGCTTTCATCATATCTCGCACGCTAATGGTAAAAAGGAGGACAACAACTATGAATCGCAGGACGAAAGAGAGGAACAGGACGATGGCGTAGAGCctttgttcaatttcaCGTCGTTGGCACCACAACCTCGACCAGAATCAAACGTCTCTTCTAGATATTCCAACGTTGTGATGAACGATTCGAGCAGGATAGTCTCTTCTTCCACAATAGCTACTACAATGGATTCGCACCACGATAGTAACAAAACCAGCAGTACCCCTAATAAGACTAAGCAAATGGACTGGCCTACGGAAATAGAGATGACATTGGAAGACCTGAAAAACTATTCGTTCCCCTCGGTTCTTGGGGACGCCGCCGGTGACGACACTAATAAGCCTTCACCCTGTGCTTCGTCACTTTATAGCAAATTCAAACCAAGAGACTCGAATGCGATACATACCCCTGAGTTGAAAAACTATCTCAACATCGACGAATCGCTGAATTCACCTGGTAATAGGATATCTGTGGATGATGTGTTGAAATTTTATTACCAGTGTAGTGAAACAAGTACACCTTAA
- the MED6 gene encoding mediator complex subunit MED6, producing MNVTPLDELQWKSPEWIQVFGLRTENVLDYFSESPFFDKTSNNQVIKMQRQFSQLNDPNAGVNMTQNIMNLPDGKNVEDELAYVDPARRQILFKYPMYMQLEEELMKLDGTEYVLSSVREPDFWVIKKQKRINNTTAGSSRGPRIIPLQDYYIIGANVYQSPTVFKIVQSRLMSTSYHLNSTLKSLYDLIEFQPSQGVHYKVPIDTATTTATTGANNGNNVGGGSNKNSVRPTGAANMATVPSTTNVNMTVNTVGTGGQTVDNGAGRAGNGNMGITTEMLDKLMVTSIRSTPSYI from the coding sequence ATGAACGTCACACCGTTGGATGAATTGCAGTGGAAATCACCAGAATGGATCCAGGTGTTTGGTCTAAGAACCGAAAATGTTCTAgattatttttcagaatcaCCATTTTTCGACAAAACGTCGAATAATCAGGTTATCAAAATGCAAAGACAGTTCTCTCAGTTGAATGATCCTAATGCTGGCGTGAACATGACACAGAACATAATGAACCTGCCAGACGGCAAGAATGTGGAAGACGAACTTGCTTATGTGGACCCGGCAAGAAGACAAATTCTCTTTAAGTACCCGATGTACATGCAATTAGAGGAAGAACTAATGAAGCTGGACGGTACCGAGTACGTGCTAAGCAGTGTACGAGAACCGGACTTCTGGGTCATCAAGAAACAGAAACGAATAAATAATACTACTGCAGGCAGCTCTAGGGGGCCTAGGATCATTCCGCTACAGGATTACTACATAATTGGTGCCAACGTATATCAATCGCCGACGGTTTTCAAGATTGTACAGAGCAGGCTGATGTCTACTAGTTACCACCTTAACAGCACATTGAAGAGCCTGTACGACCTCATCGAATTCCAGCCCTCGCAAGGCGTGCACTACAAAGTGCCCATAGACACCGCCACTACCACCGCCACCACTGGCGCAAACAACGGCAATAATGTTGGTGGCGGCAGTAATAAGAACAGTGTACGGCCCACCGGCGCCGCAAATATGGCCACTGTTCCCTCGACCACGAACGTTAACATGACCGTCAACACCGTGGGCACGGGAGGTCAGACTGTGGACAATGGTGCCGGCCGTGCCGGCAATGGGAACATGGGAATCACCACGGAGATGCTGGATAAGCTGATGGTGACAAGCATTAGGTCCACTCCCAGCTACATATGA
- the RSC30 gene encoding Rsc30p — protein sequence MMDMQVRKVRKPPACTQCRKRKIGCDRAKPICGNCVKYNKPDCFYPDGPGKMVAVPSASGISTLGNGQGTNHFNQGNGGSQKNVMIQTQYPIMQTSVDPSNFTFSTAIDTSAQWNKTASYQNTTTSNNTAPPQINSNVNNTAHASTIVRTDSPDVPSMDQIREYNTRLQLINAQNFDYADNPYSFNVSLNQDSAIFDLMTSPFTQEEVLLKEMEFLRTKLIDLQNLQLKSLKEKSNLITSSATTNKITKMGHGYKKGLANGKGAELDPPNSASSLSSQKYFTALTITDIQSLVQVKPLKDTPNFLFTKNFIILRDNYLFKFYNILHDICHINQFKLSPGDDNDHKIFAEIDKVKLPSKPTIVEALGTAAAENLSFGDFLPIFKISDLLDFVNGLFSESESDQSFSTTDLSLSQLAKLGQLNVVLLMLNDSMTLFNKQATSFNVSELMNNSKLIRSRIKLIDLKSYDEETIKFIAIAKFYETLNIHDDRKSNLDEDLDCLLNFQIQDFGLFHFLKKMYYLRHSLLGQSSFMVSTIENLSPIPSFMDTNDIPLIANDLKLLETQTKLINILQNIPFYLPVNLSKIKSLLETLTTGVKKLLSSNGEEASKEWNDILNFINTIVYTNFFLFIQNESSLPMAAQQPSNNNKTQSNEKCAKNLMNIISSMHIFYSISFNFIFPIKSIRSFLNGNQRFHANGNEFLSTDQFVRILQNFIMITFAIFQRCEVILYDEFYKSLSNEEINVQLLLIHDKILEILKKLEIIVSFLRNEMNSNGDFKSIKGFNKALDSIKYMLRFSKKKQNFARNSNNNNATDYSQSAKNKNVLLKFPINELNRTYLKFKEISDFLMDREIFQKNIIIDKDLESDNLGITTANFNDFYDAFYK from the coding sequence ATGATGGACATGCAAGTGAGAAAAGTGAGGAAGCCGCCTGCTTGCACCCAGTGCAGGAAGAGAAAGATCGGGTGCGACAGAGCAAAACCGATATGTGGGAATTGCGTCAAGTACAATAAGCCGGATTGTTTCTATCCGGACGGGCCCGGTAAGATGGTAGCTGTGCCTTCTGCGTCCGGGATCTCCACGCTTGGCAACGGCCAAGGTACCAACCATTTCAATCAGGGAAACGGTGGGAGCCAGAAAAACGTGATGATTCAGACCCAGTACCCGATCATGCAAACGTCGGTAGACCCTTCTAACTTCACCTTTAGCACTGCTATAGACACCAGCGCGCAATGGAACAAGACCGCCAGCTACCAAAATACCACTACTAGCAATAATACCGCACCTCCTCAAATTAACAGTAACGTTAATAATACTGCTCACGCCAGCACCATTGTAAGAACTGATAGTCCTGATGTGCCCTCCATGGACCAAATCAGAGAATACAACACGCGACTACAACTGATCAACGCTCAAAATTTTGACTATGCGGACAACCCATACTCTTTCAATGTGAGCTTGAATCAAGACTCAGCAATTTTCGATCTAATGACTTCTCCGTTCacacaagaagaagtcTTGCTCAAGGAAATGGAGTTTTTGAGAACTAAGTTGATTGACTTACAAAATCTGcaattgaaaagtttaaaagaaaaatctaaTCTAATCACTAGTAGTGCCACCACGAACAAAATCACCAAGATGGGACATGGTTACAAGAAAGGTCTGGCCAATGGTAAGGGAGCTGAATTGGACCCTCCAAATTCTGCTTCCTCTTTGTCGTCGCAAAAGTACTTTACAGCCTTAACAATAACAGATATACAAAGTTTGGTTCAGGTGAAACCATTGAAGGACActccaaattttcttttcaccaaaaatttcattatcTTGAGAGACAATTATCTGTTCAAGTTCTATAACATTTTGCACGATATTTGCCATATCAATCAGTTCAAATTGAGCCCAGGTGATGACAACGATCACAAAATATTTGCGGAAATTGATAAAGTAAAGTTACCATCAAAGCCCACAATTGTCGAGGCATTGGGCACTGCAGCTGCTGAGAATCTAAGTTTTGGAGACTTCCTGCcaatatttaaaatatcGGACTTGTTGGACTTCGTTAACGGGCTTTTCTCCGAAAGTGAGTCTGATCAATCCTTCTCGACAACTGATTTATCATTGTCTCAGTTAGCTAAACTAGGTCAACTGAACGTAGTTCTGTTGATGCTGAACGATTCAATGACTTTATTCAATAAACAAGCCACCTCTTTTAACGTTTCAGAATTAATGAATAATTCAAAGTTGATCCGAAGCCGGATCAAACTGATAGACCTGAAATCTTATGACGAAGAAACAATTAAATTCATTGCCATAGCGAAGTTTTACGAAACTCTAAACATACATGATGATCGCAAGTCAAATTTAGACGAAGACTTGGACTGTCTGTTAAACTTCCAGATACAGGATTTTGGATTattccatttcttgaaaaagatgTATTACTTGAGGCATTCACTTTTAGGTCAGTCCTCATTCATGGTATCCaccattgaaaatttatCGCCAATACCTTCTTTCATGGATACAAATGATATACCTTTAATTGCCAACGATTTAAAACTGTTGGAAACACAAACAAAATTGATAAATATTCTACAAAATATTCCCTTCTATTTGCCAGTAAATTTatccaaaatcaaaagtttACTAGAAACATTGACTACAGGGGTGAAGAAATTACTGAGTTCTAACGGTGAAGAGGCTAGTAAAGAGTGGAATGATATCTTAAACTTCATTAACACCATAGTCTAcacaaatttttttcttttcattcaaaacGAATCATCCTTACCAATGGCAGCTCAACAGCCGTctaacaataacaaaacaCAGAGCAATGAAAAATGCGCAAAGAACTTGATGAACATCATTAGTTCCATGcacattttttattcaatttcattcaactttatttttcccATTAAATCAATAAGGTCATTCTTAAATGGCAATCAGCGTTTCCACGCAAACGGTAATGAGTTTTTGTCCACCGACCAGTTTGTTCGAATCTTGCAGAATTTCATAATGATAACTTTTGCCATTTTCCAACGTTGTGAGGTAATATTATATGACGAGTTTTATAAAAGTCTTTCTAATGAGGAAATCAATGTTCAATTGCTATTGATACATGacaaaatcttggaaattttgaaaaagctaGAAATTAtcgtttctttcttaaGAAACGAAATGAATTCTAACGGAGACTTCAAATCTATCAAAGGCTTCAACAAAGCTTTGGATTCTATCAAGTATATGTTGAGATtcagcaagaaaaaacaaaatttcGCAAGAAACtccaataataacaatgcTACAGATTATAGTCAGTCAGCGAAGAACAAAAACGTTCTCTTAAAGTTTCCGATCAACGAACTAAACAGAACCTATTTGaagttcaaagaaatttcgGATTTCTTAATGGATAGagaaattttccaaaaaaatataattatTGACAAGGATTTGGAATCAGACAATTTAGGGATTACTACGGCTAACTTCAATGATTTCTATGACGCATTCTATAAGTAG
- the CIC1 gene encoding Cic1p → MARKTNSKKSTPVNTPTKQKKKVAEKKPSTIIPKERVTKAVDELIKYTSKSQESDKEEEKNGKKQLLEDDEAELKKDLQLIVVNNKSFTGTSKSFKLKLLNIKHSLYKPWKEASLTAVKDFKTLLILKDSDIKKVSEDDLFDKLDSEGIKIDEIICGKDLKTVYKAYEARSAFISQFSLILADDSIVTSLPKLMGVKAYNKVETTPVAIRTQANKEFSLTTLTNNIKKVYLNQLPIKMPRGTTLNVHLGNLEWLKPEEFVDNILSVSEQLIKGFPIRSVFIKTNKSPVLPLYYNQDVLDELVAKKEKTQEKTEDDMVTIDGVQVHLSTFNKGLMEIANPTELGAIFSRQVNSAKKRTSDELEKKSSESETVKKAKN, encoded by the coding sequence ATGGCTAGGAAAACtaattcaaagaaatccACACCTGTGAATACACCAAccaagcaaaaaaagaaggttgctgaaaagaaacctTCCACGATTATTCCAAAGGAAAGAGTGACTAAAGCTGTTGATGAACTAATAAAATACACCTCCAAGTCCCAAGAAAGCGacaaggaagaagaaaagaatggtAAGAAACAACTGttggaagatgatgaggcggaattgaagaaagatttaCAACTAATCGTAGtgaataataaatcattTACCGGTACTTCTAAATCcttcaaattgaaattgcTGAATATTAAGCATTCTCTTTATAAGCCTTGGAAAGAAGCCAGTTTGACCGCTGTCAAAGATTTTAAGACTCTATTGATCTTGAAGGATTCTGACATCAAAAAAGTATCGGAAGATGATTTATTCGATAAATTAGACTCTGAAGGCATCAAAATTGACGAAATTATCTGCGGTAAGGATTTGAAAACTGTTTACAAAGCTTACGAGGCTAGAAGTGCTTTCATTTcccaattttctttgatcttgGCCGATGACAGTATAGTTACATCTTTGCCAAAACTAATGGGTGTCAAGGCTTACAACAAAGTGGAAACTACTCCAGTAGCAATCAGAACACAAGCAAACAAGGAATTCTCATTGACCACTTTGACGAACAACATTAAGAAGGTATATTTAAACCAATTGCCTATCAAAATGCCAAGAGGTACCACTTTGAATGTGCATTTAGGTAATTTGGAATGGTTGAAGCCAGAAGAGTTCGTAGATAACATTTTATCAGTCTCCGAGCAATTAATCAAGGGTTTCCCAATCAGATCGGTTTTCATTAAAACGAACAAATCCCCTGTATTGCCATTGTATTACAATCAAGACGTTCTAGATGAACTTGTCGctaagaaggaaaagactcaagaaaaaacagaagatGACATGGTCACCATTGATGGTGTTCAAGTTCACCTATCTACTTTCAACAAGGGTTTGATGGAAATCGCTAACCCTACTGAACTGGGTGCAATCTTCTCTAGACAGGTCAATAGCGCTAAAAAGAGAACTTCTGATGAACTTGAGAAGAAGTCTAGTGAATCTGAAACCGTCAAGAAAGCTAAGAATTGA
- the VMA22 gene encoding Vma22p, whose amino-acid sequence MRKMSISKMSKATTAQDMNASDGQHLRLLELLADYDSTLEQLQKGFQDGYIQLSRSNYYNKDSLRGNYGKDYWDETYVGQLVAAVDESSSKLVIDIVKRNPQEDQVADVTKEEDNTLIQRKKGTKKETEKGQSPKPVQNYDPILMFGGVLSVPSSLRQSQTSFRGCIPLMVQLINYKNEILTLSKKLAEQK is encoded by the coding sequence ATGAGAAAAATGTCGATTAGCAAGATGAGTAAAGCAACGACGGCCCAGGACATGAACGCCTCAGATGGTCAGCACTTACGATTGCTTGAACTACTGGCAGACTACGATTCCACTTTAGAGCAATTACAAAAGGGTTTCCAAGATGGGTACATTCAATTAAGCAGATCGAACTACTACAATAAAGACTCGTTGCGAGGCAATTATGGTAAAGACTATTGGGACGAAACGTACGTAGGGCAATTGGTGGCAGCAGTAGATGAAAGCAGCTCTAAATTGGTGATAGATATCGTAAAAAGAAACCCTCAAGAAGACCAAGTGGCGGATgtaacaaaagaagaagataataCACTgattcaaagaaagaaaggaacgaaaaaggaaactgaaaaaggGCAAAGCCCTAAACCTGTGCAGAATTATGACCCGATTTTGATGTTTGGAGGGGTGCTGTCCGTTCCATCTTCATTGAGACAGTCGCAGACAAGCTTCAGAGGCTGTATTCCCTTAATGGTTCAGTTGATTAATTATAAAAACGAGATATTAACGCTATCAAAGAAACTGGCTGAGCagaaataa
- the CPR2 gene encoding peptidylprolyl isomerase CPR2 has protein sequence MKVFGLWYWLLLLLSANVIASKVGELVDKDDEVITQKVFFDIEHGEEKVGKIVIGLYGKICPKTVKNFYKLSTTTDSKKGFVESTFHRVIPNFMIQGGDFTHGTGVGGKSIYGDTFPDENFTLKHDRKGRLSMANRGKDTNGSQFFITTVDEASWLDGKHVVFGQVVDGMDVVNYIQHVARDSNDKPLDPVKIADCGEWTLKPSS, from the coding sequence atgaaAGTATTTGGTTTATGGTACtggctgctgctgcttcttAGCGCCAACGTAATCGCATCTAAAGTGGGTGAGTTGGTAGACAAAGATGATGAGGTGATTACTCAAAAGGTGTTTTTCGATATCGAGCatggtgaagaaaaggtTGGCAAAATCGTAATTGGATTATACGGGAAAATCTGTCCCAAGACCGTCAAGAACTTTTACAAGCTGAGCACCACTACGGACTCAAAGAAGGGGTTCGTCGAGTCCACTTTCCACAGAGTAATCCCCAACTTTATGATCCAGGGAGGCGACTTCACACACGGCACAGGTGTGGGAGGCAAGTCCATCTACGGAGACACGTTTCCCGACGAGAACTTCACCTTGAAGCACGATCGTAAGGGCAGGCTGTCGATGGCCAACCGGGGTAAGGACACCAACGGGTCACAGTTCTTCATCACTACCGTGGACGAGGCATCGTGGCTTGACGGCAAACATGTGGTTTTCGGCCAAGTGGTGGACGGTATGGACGTAGTCAATTACATCCAGCACGTTGCCAGGGACTCCAATGACAAGCCCTTGGACCCAGTCAAGATTGCAGACTGTGGTGAATGGACCCTCAAACCCTCTTCGTAA
- the FYV4 gene encoding mitochondrial 37S ribosomal protein mS41 codes for MMSLRMNNGLPMLLKRSLTTSKAAYRFHSTIPKPNEQIPDVDTFLAKIGRNCNELKDTFENNWNNLFLWDSKTLKEKGVNIQQRRYILNQIQKYRNNEPIREIKLGKKSFFGGERKRKAFTAKWKAENKQ; via the coding sequence ATGATGTCTCTACGAATGAACAACGGCCTCCCCATGCTCTTGAAGAGGTCACTGACTACTTCTAAAGCTGCGTATCGGTTTCATTCAACCATCCCTAAACCAAACGAACAGATACCTGATGTCGATACATTTCTAGCCAAAATCGGCCGTAATTGTAACGAACTGAAGGACACATTTGAGAACAACTGGAATAATCTTTTTCTATGGGATTCCAAGAcattaaaggaaaaaggcGTGAATATCCAACAGAGGAGATATATCTTAAACCAAATCCAGAAATACCGTAACAATGAACCCATCCGTGAGATAAAATTGGGCAAGAAGTCATTTTTTGGCGGTGAGAGGAAGAGAAAGGCATTTACTGCTAAATGGAAGGCTGAAAATAAGCAGTAG
- the COX6 gene encoding cytochrome c oxidase subunit VI yields MLSRAIFRNPVINRTLLSARPAAYTATRLTRSSLIQSRKYSDAHDDETFEEFTARYEKEFDEAYDLFEVQRVLNNCFSYDLVPAPAVIEKALRAARRVNDLPTAIRVFEALKYKVENEDQYKAYLDELKDVRKELGVPLKEELFPSSS; encoded by the coding sequence ATGTTATCAAGGGCCATATTCAGAAATCCAGTTATAAATAGAACTCTGTTGAGTGCCAGACCTGCCGCTTACACTGCGACCAGATTGACCAGAAGTTCATTGATTCAGAGCAGGAAGTATTCTGACGCGCACGACGATGAAACCTTCGAGGAATTCACCGCAAGATACGAAAAGGAATTCGATGAAGCTTACGACTTGTTCGAAGTGCAAAGAGTGTTGAACAACTGTTTCTCTTACGATTTGGTCCCTGCTCCGGCAGTCATCGAAAAGGCTTTAAGAGCCGCCAGAAGAGTCAATGACTTACCTACCGCCATCAGAGTATTTGAAGCTTTGAAATACAAAGTCGAGAATGAAGACCAATACAAGGCCTACTTGGACGAACTGAAGGATGTCAGAAAAGAGCTGGGCGTTCCCTTGAAGGAAGAGCTATTTCCAAGCTCTTCTTGA